A region of the Fusobacteria bacterium ZRK30 genome:
TTCTTGAGAGTTTTTTTTTAAAATTTAAACTTTTTTTATCTAAATGACGTCTGATAAGTATAAGCAAATGAAAATAATAATTTTTTCATTTCTTTCTTTCCTTAAATAATAAAATAAAGACCTCCTGACTGTACGACTATTACAGTTAGGAGGTCTTTTATTTTTGATTATATACTATAAATAAAATAAAAAGGAAATATAGGGTTTGTAAGTATAAGTGGTTTAAGTTATTATTATAACGAATTCCGCATAGCTGAAAAAGGAGAAAACAGAATAAGTTATAATATTTTTTATATTTACAATAAGGAGGAAAGGAAATGAATTTAAACAAAAAAGTACTCAAAGTAGCAATATTTTCAGTATTAGTAATAACAGTTATGACATCGTGTGCTGTTGCTAAAAAATCAACATCTGTATCTACTGAAAAAAGGACAGAAATGACTGTGGGACCCACACCTGGGTATAATACAAAAATACCAAGTAAGATTATGACTCCAGATAAGGTGGAAACAAGGATAGGTACTCTTGAATTTTTTGATGGTATTCCTACTAAAGAAACCTCAGATCTTCTTTACGATAATCTTGATTTTCTTCGTGGGATAGAAACATTTTTAAATGGAATACCATTGGCTTCATTGGAATCTATCAGACTTGCTCATAGATCTCTCGGTGCTACAGAAGCAAATCAAGTTCTTATATTTGATAAGTTGATGGATAGTACTCCTCTATTTCTTACTGGAAATACCAGTACGGTGTACGCACTTGGAATGCTAGATCTAAAGAAAGACGGTCCAACGGTAATTGAGGTCCCTGCTGGAGCTGGTCCTGGAACTGTTAACAATGCCTTATTCCGTTTTGTAATTGATCTGGGAGCACCGGGGCCCGATAGAGGTAAGGGTGGAAAATATCTAATTCTTCCTCCAGGCTATGAAGGGGAAGTTCCAGAGGGGTATTTTACAGTGAAATCTCCTAGTTATATAAACTGGATTGCTTTACGTGGATTCCTTGAAGATAATAAACCTGATGCAGCAACTAAGATGTGGAAAGAAGGTCTAAAGATCTATCCTCTTTCAAAGGTTTCTCATCAACCAACAATGGAATTTATTAGCGGATCAGGAAAGGAATTTAACACTATTCATGCAAATAACTATGAGTTCTACGAAGAGCTTCACACTGTTATAGAAAGAGAGCCGGTAGAGATGTTAGATCCTGAGCTCCGTGGACTTTTTGCATCTATTGGTATTGAAAAAGGAAAACCTTTTAACCCTGATAAGCGTATGAAAGAAATATTAACAGATGCAGCTGAAGTAGCAAATGGTACTGCACGATCAATTTTTTGGAGTACAAAATATGAAGGCGGATTCCTTTTCGAAGACAGATATTGGAAAAAAGGATTTCTAAGTGAATCTCATGAATTTTTAAAAGATGAAGGGATGGGTGGCCGTGATTTAGATGATCGAAGTCATTTTTATTATATGGCAACAGTAAATACACCTATGATGGCTATTAAATTAGTTGATAAAGGTTCAACATATGCCTGGGGATACCTAGATTCAAAAGGAAATCATCTAGACGGGTCTAAAAATTATAAGATAAATCTACCTAAAGATGCACCTGCAAGGGATTTTATGTCGATAGCAGTTTATGACTCACAGACACGTTCTTTACTTCAGACTGATGAGCCATTTCCTAGTAAAAATAATAAGCGGGATAAGATGATTACCAATGAAGACGGCTCAACTGATATTTATTTTGGACCTAAACCGCCTGTAGGAAAAGAGAGTAACTGGATTCAAACAGTTCCTGGTAAGGGTTGGTTTACAGTTCTGCGTCTCTATAGCCCGAAACAGGAATGGTGGGACAAGAAATGGATTCCTAGTGATATCGAGTTAATAAAATAATAGAATAAAAAATTAAAAAGGATACTAATTTTAGTATCCTTTTTTTAGTTTTATTGAAATAAGTTATCTAACTTTTCTAAATCATCTTTTAAAAAATAACCTTATCCGATAAAAAAAATTAGATATCTTATATTTTATAAGATAGTTTTTAGTCTCTTTGAAATTTCTCCAAGACCCATCCTTTAATCTGGAAGGACCTGCATTGTAAGCTACTAAAACTTTTTCAATGTCCCCGTCATACCTCTTAATAAGGTAACGGAGGTAGAGGGTACCGATTTTAATATTATATGCAGGATCTAATAACATCTTTTCAGAATAGGGAAGATTATGAGTTTTTGCCATCCACTCTCCAGTAGGAGGCATGATCTGCATAAGACCAACAGCTCCCTTATGGGAAATAACACCCTCTCTGAAATTACTTTCGACCTTAATAACCGAATAGATAATCTCTCTGTTTATCTCATATTTTTTAGATATTTTATCTATTTCTCCATAATAATTTAAGGGGAAAAATGAGATAACTCCAATTATCCCTGTAAATATAAGAAAAATTAAGATATAGATATAGATTCGTTTCATATTACTCTCCGAAGTTAAAATCAATCTGCCTTAAAGATTCATATAAAACAATAGCTGCTGAATTTGAAAGATTCAGCGATCTTCCCATCTTAATCATAGGAATAGTGATACAGGTTTCCTTGTTTTTTTCCAAGATCTCAACAGGAACTCCTCTAGATTCAGGACCGAATACAATAAAGTCATTTTCTTTATATGTAACATCTGAATACCTTTGAGTAGTCTTAGTTGTAGCAAAATAAAATTTAGATTCAGGATAAGCTGCCATCAACTCATCTAAACTATCCCATTCATGGAGGTCGATATGCTGCCAGTAATCTAAACCAGCTCTCTTGATTTGTTTTTCATCTAGTGAGAATCCAAAGGGTTTAATAAGGTGCAGCGATGTATTTGTAAGAACACAACTTCTCCCTATATTTCCTGTGTTGTATGGTATTTCTGGTTCCATTAAAACTATATTCATTAATTTACTCCTCTTTTAATATTATTTTTGTCCATTTTGAATATTCTGATTTTATGGAAAACTTAAATCCTAATTTGGTAAAGACCTCTTTAGCTATAGTAAGACCTAAGCCGGTTCCATAAATTTTAGAGGAATAAAAAGGAATGGTAACCTCTTCTATCCTGTGTTTTTGTATGCCAATTCCATTATCCTTTATAGTTATCTTGTTTTTCTTGTTTGCTGAAAGGTTAATAGTGATAAAACGATCGTTTTTACTGTAATCGCAATTTTCAATGGAATTTTTAAACAGGTGGTAGAAGGCTGTAACGACCTTTTCCCTGTTAAATGTAATTTCAATATCATTTTCTATAATCATATAAGTTTTGATATTAGATTTCTTTAAATGCAGGTTTAACTTTTGAAGAACTTCCCTGATAAGATAGGAAAGGTAAAAAGTAGTTGATTTATTTTTAATATTTTCATCTTCGCTGGAGTATTCGCCGATATCTTCACAAAGTTTGATGACTTTATCGGATTCCTTGAGAATATAATCTAAATAAAGCTCAATTTTTTTCGGGTCATTTAGTTTCTTTTTAGCCAGAGATGCAAAACCAACAATAGATGAGATAGGTGTTCTCAGTTCATGGATGATGGAATTTGCAAAGGAACCTACAGTTTTTAACCTGATGTCCTCAGCTTCAAAATCTTCTAATTCTCTAGAGTGCATATAGAGTGAAAAATTATATTTAAACAGCTCTAAAATATGCATCTCCTGTACATTGAGTTCATAGGGAGTCTTTGTTTGTCTGTCTAAGACAAAACATCCATAGTATGTATTTTCATAATTTATAGGGATGATGGTGAAGTTTTTAAATCTATTGAGCAGCCCGTAATTTTCATGAAAATCAGGTTTAGTTAGATTTGTCTGTATCTCTATGCTTTTTAAGACTTTTTCTATGGGAGTACCATAAAAATTGATCTCTTTTTCTAAGTTGGTTGAGATAAATTCTACCTCATCCTTCTTTAATTTTTTCAGATCAAAATATGAGTTTAGATGTTTTAAATTTCTATTCCATCTGTCGTATTTAAAAAAATATCCTTCTGAATAGCCTAGATCTAATTTTTCAATTAAATTTAAGAGGATAAAAAATACAACTTTTTCAGTATTTTTTTCCTGATGAATTGTAGAAGCTATAGTTTCTAAGGAATTTAAATAAGAAACCATAGATGAGTTTTCCAAGTTTTTAAACATAAAAATCAATCCTTTTTGTTTAATAGATTTCGATACTCTGCTGCACTTATTTTACCGTTTTTAATGCCAGCTATCTTAGAAATATTAGGCTTAGAAGCTAAAACATACCCGCTGTTCAAGGAATTTATATGGGTGATGGCAATAGCCAATGCATCGGCGGCGTCATCTGGCTGGGGAATCTTGGAAAGTCCCAAAATCCTTTGAACCATTAATTGAACTTGTTTTTTTTCAGCCCGGCCATATCCTGTTATCCCCATCTTTATCTGGAGGGGGGTAAATGATACCTGGGGAATATTATTTTTTTCCCCGCAGAGGACTATTACACCTCTGGCCTGTCCCACAGAGATAACCGTTTTAGCATTTTTAAAATAAAAAAGATCCTCTACAGCCATGTGGGTAGGAGAATATTTTTTTAAGATATTATCTAATTCGTCGTAGATAGCAGAAATCCTCTTTTCCATAGGAAGATCTTTGGAGGTATATATACAGCCATAATCTACAACTTTATATTTACTTCCAATATAGTCTATAATTCCAAAACCGACAATTGCCGTTCCGGGATCTATTCCAATTACTCTCATTCTTACTCCTCATATTTAAACAAAATTATAGAGCCAAAAGAATATTAAATGCCTCTGTTTTCATATTTATTTTTGTATATTAAATCTTATCATAAATTATAATAAAATTCTATAAATTATAAAAGGAAGTTTAAATAACAAATAGTATATTGTTGATACAGATAAAATACATAAAAAGGAGGTAAAAATGAATATTTCGAACTATTTAAAAGAAATAGGTCGCTATCCCCTCCTGACTAAAGATGAGGAAATTGAGATATCTAAACATATATTAGAGGGGGATATAGATGCACAAGATCGATTGATAACAGCTAATTTAAGATTAGTTGTTAGTATAGCTAAAAAATATACTAAGCTAGGAATTCCCATTCAAGATTTGATTCAAGAAGGAAATATAGGGTTGATGAAAGCTGTCGAAAAATTTGACTATACCATGGGAAAAAAATTTTCTACCTATGCCACTTTTTGGATAAAACAAAGTATTTTGAGATATATATCCTCTAATAAGGGGGTTATCAGATATCCTGTATATATATACGATAATTTAGCTAAGATAAAAAAATATATGACAAAATATAAATCAAAATATGGATGTGAACCCAGCATAGAAGATATTGCAGCAAAAACAGAGTTAAAGGTAAAGGATGTAAAAAGATATCTGAAATTAAACGATGTAACTTTTAATTCCTTAGATGAGTCTTATGGAGAAACCGGGGATCTCCACAGTATGATTGCAGATAAAAATGGTTATATAGAGGAAAATTTAATATTAGAAAATGACAGGGAAAAATTATTAAAAACTTTGGATGTATTAGGAGCTAAGGAAAGGGAGATAATAATACACAGGTTTGGTTTGTTGAATAATGAAGTTTTAACCTTGGATATATTGGGAAAAAGGCTGCATCTAACCAGAGAAAGGATCAGGCAGCTGCAGATTCGAGCCTTGAATAAACTAAAAATACATTTACAATATAATAATTAGGGGTGATTTCTATGAGAAAGATATATATACTAGACACAAACGTACTTATTCATGATCCTAAGGCTATGACGAACTTTGAAGACAATGATGTGGTTTTACCGATCTATGTGATTGAGGAGATAGACAAGTTAAAAAAAGAAAGTGGAAATAGAGGTGCATCGGCCAGGGTAGCAGCCAGGTTTATAGATGATCTTCGTTCTAAGGGATGTCTGGCAAAAGGGGTAGAGATGGAAAATGGAATATTTTTCAGAGTAGAAACCAAGGGAGAAACCACAGAACTGCCTAATTCTTTAAAGAGGGATATAGTGGATAATAGAATCCTGGCAATAGCACTGTATATCAAGAATAAAGATAAGGATAAGAAAGTGGTGTTGGTCTCAAAAGATATCAATATGAGGATAAAAGCAGATGCCATGGAGATCCATGTAGAAGATTATAAGAGTGATAAGATGGATATAGAGGAGCTCTATACTGGAAATATGGAGATAGGAGTAAATGAAGAGTTTATAAAAAAATATGAGAAATCCGGAAGAATTAAGTATGTAGACATTATGCCGGAGGAACCCTCAGATAACTGTTTTGTAAGTTTAAAAAACAAGGAAAAAACTCTGTTTGGCAGGTATAATAAGAAGACAAAGAGGATTGAAAGGATGACCTATGGAGATGTCAGTGTTTGGGGAGTTCGGGGCAGAAATGAGGAGCAAAATTTTGCATTGGATCTCTTAATGGATGAGGATATCAAGGTGGTTACCTTAGTTGGGAAAGCAGGAACAGGAAAGACTTTATTAGCAGTAGCTTCAGGGTTGGAATTGGTTGTAGAGAGGAGTAAATATAAGAAATTATTTATAGCCAGACCGATAATTTCAATGGGGAAAGACTTAGGGTATCTTCCAGGAAGTGAAAAGGAAAAGTTAAAACCTTGGATGCAGCCTATTTTTGATAATATAGATTTTTTGGCCAGTAACAAGGAAGAGAAAGCAGGAGAAAAGGTAATAGCAGGATTGGAAGCTTTGGGATTATTAAAGATAGAAGCACTGTCTTATATAAGAGGTAGGAGTATTCCAGCAGGATTTTTAATCATAGATGAGGCACAGAATTTAACACCTCACGAGATAAAAACCATAGTTACCAGGGCAGGAGAAAATACAAAGATAGTATTTACAGGTGACCCATATCAAATAGACAACCCGTATCTCGATACAGGAAGTAATGGCCTTACTTATTTAGCTGAAAGATTTAGAGATGTCAGTATATCAGGACATATTATATTGAAAAAAGGTGAAAGATCAGAGTTAGCCGAATTGGCAGCTACATTACTATAGCCCCCCTTTTAACCTCCTATATTTAGTTTATAGGAGGTTTTTTATTTTCTTTATTTTAAAATTTTTAATTATATCTATATTCACCTTTTGCCACTAATTCACTTGGGCCAGTCATATAGACCTCATCTTTTACTTCGATAGTCAGATCACCTAAAGTCAGATGGACAATAACTTTAGAACTCAGGTATCCCAGAAGTTCCCCTATCACAACACTGGCACAAGATCCTGTTCCGCATGCCAGAGTATGTCCGGCTCCCCTTTCCCAGGTATCCACAAGAATCTCATCTACATCTAAAATCTGGACAAAATTTACATTGGTTTTTTCAGGGAAAAGCGGATTGTTTTCAATAGCTTTTCCAACTTCTACCAGATCGATATCTTCTAAACTATCTACGAAAATTACAGCATGGGGAACCCCCATAAGAAGAGCTGAAACCTTGTAAACTTCACCATTAGCAACGATCTCCTCATTGATGAATTTTTCTTTAGAAGTGGCCATAGGAATAGATTCAGGATCTAAAAGTGGTTTTCCCATATCAACTTTTACATTGAACTTTTCATCGGGAGAGATGTCCAAACTGAGTAATCCAGCCAGGGTCTCTACCTTGTAGGTAGTTCCGTCTAAAATTTTATTGTTATAGATATAGTTAGAAAAACACCTGATACCATTACCACACATAGATACGATACTTCCATCAGAATTAATAAATATCATCTGGCACGAATCTTCTTTTTCAACCAAAACCATCATACCGTCAGCACCAATTCCAGTGTGTCTGTCACAGACTTTTACAGCTAGATCAGAGAAACTTTCTTCCTTTATATTGTTTGCCATCAAATCTTTATAGTTAAAAATTATAAAATCATTTCCTAAACCATGGTATTTTTCAAATTTAATCATATCGTATTCTCCCTTGTTCTTGATTATGTTGTTTTATATTTAAATTATAGTATGAGAAAACATAATATTCAACTAAAGAATATTCCATATCTATTGTTTATTGTGATCTATAGTTTTTGATATAATCTTCTATCTTATCCAAAGCTGTTTTTAAAGTTTCTACAGGTCTGGTACAGGAAATTCTAAAGTATCCTTCTACCCCAAAGGCTATTCCTGGAACTACAGCTACATGTTTGTTTTCAAGGAGATCTAAGGCAAAATCCAAAGATGAAGAAAGGTTAAAATTCTTTAAAGAACCAAAAATATAAAATGATCCTTTGGGTTGAAGGGTAACTATACCCATAGAGTTTAACCTGTTGTATACATACTCACACCTTTTTTTATATTCCATTGTATAGGAGGACATATCTGAACATTTAGAAAGTGCCATATATCCGCCATATTCTGAAACGATAGAAGGTGCTGTGATGGTATATTGATGGACCTTTATCAGCTGGTCTTTGAGCTTTTTAGAGGTTAAAATATATCCCAGACGCCACCCGGTCATAGAGTGAGATTTTGAAAATCCATTGATCAATATTACTTTTTCTTTAAGAAAATCGTACTTTCCGACAGATATAAAGTCATCGTTAAAAACAATTTCACTGTATATCTCATCGGAGATAATATATATATCTTTATCCCTTAAAAAATTCATAATTTCATCTAAGTTTTTTTTAGATAAAATAACTCCCGATGGATTGTTGGGATAATTTAAGATAAGAGCCTTTGTTTTAGGAGTAAGATGCTTTTTTAAAGTCTCCACTGTAAGCTGTAATTCATCAGAAGTAGTATCGATAAATACTGATTTTCCACCATTTAAGTCGATGTTTGGGAGGTATCCTGGATAAAATGGCAGGGGAATCAAGACTTCATCCCCTTCATTTAAGATAGCTCTCAGAGTAGTAGAGATAGCCTCTGTAGCACCTGCTGTGACAATAACTTCATCTATTTTGTAGGAGGACCCGTATTTGGTATTATAAAAGTTGACAATAGCTTCTCTTATCTCTAAAGATCCTCCTAACACAGGATATCCCATCCGATTATTTTTCATATATATAGTAGTTTCTTCAATTATTTCAGCAGGGATAGGCAGATCAGGCTCTCCTACAGTAAGGTTGATAACGTCTTTATACTCCCTGCTCTTTATAGAGATTTGTCTGATAAGGGAGATCTCTTTATTTATTACTTTAGGATTTATCTTCATAATGACCTCCAATTAATTTTAATGATATTACTTTATAACTCTCAGATCTTCCATAATTTCAGTTTTACCGGCAGTTTTTTCATCCTTATCTTTGATTATTCTAGCTGGGTTTCCAGCTACCACAACACCGGCTGGGACGTTCTTTGTAACAATTGCTCCAGCAGCTACAACGGCTCCCTTACCTACTCTGATACCTTCTAATATTACTGCATTAGCACCTACAACTACGTCATCTTCGATGACAACAGGATCAGCACTAGGCGGCTCGATTACTCCGGCCAGGACAGCACCTGCTCCAATGTGGCAGTTTTCTCCTACAGTGGCTCTCCCTCCCATGACTACATTTAGATCTATCATGGTACCGGCACCGATTTTAGAACCGATATTTATAACTGCACCCATCATGATGACAGCATTGTTTCCAATCTCAACCATATCTCTGATGACAGCCCCGGGTTCGATTCTGGCATGGATATTTTTGGTATCCAGCATTGGAATAGCTGAATTTCTTCTATCACTCTCTATATGGGAATCGCTGATTAAATTAGAGTTAGTGGTTAAAATTTCATTGACTTCACTCCACTCTCCAAAGATTGTTTTACTGTTTTGACATCCAAAAACTTTACAGTTTAGGAAATCTATCCCTTCTAATTCCCCATTAATATAGGCTTTTACAGGGGTAGATTTTGTAGAGTTTTTAATATATTGAATTATTTCATGGGCATTATTTAATTTAGTCATAAGATGTTCTCCTTTTAAAATATATTTTTTATAGTCTAGGAAATTATACCCGCAAGGGGCATCACCAAGACTTCCACTCGATAAAGAGTATCACCAAAGTATCTAAAAATTTACAATGTAAATTAAGAACTTTGAGATAAAGATTATTACATAATTTAAGAATTTTGAGATACCCGTAAGGGTGTCACTAAACCTGTTTGGGTGCAACGTCACGTTGCTTTTTAGTTGAAAATATCTTTCATTGTGTAGAATCCTGGTTGTTTATTATAGAGCCAGGTTGCTCCCTTGAGGGCTCCGTTAACAAAGATCATCTTAGAGTGGGCCTCATGTTTTACCTCGATTACTTCATCTTCACCGGCGAAGATAATGGAGTGTTCTCCAACTATACTTCCTCCACGAACTACATGTACTCCGATCTCCTCCTTCTTTCTAGGAGAGATTCCCTCTCTACCGTAGGTCAACTCCCTTTTAGAAGTTAGGGTATTATTTATTTTTTCCAGCAGTGACTGGGCTGTCCCACTGGG
Encoded here:
- a CDS encoding DUF1254 domain-containing protein, whose protein sequence is MNLNKKVLKVAIFSVLVITVMTSCAVAKKSTSVSTEKRTEMTVGPTPGYNTKIPSKIMTPDKVETRIGTLEFFDGIPTKETSDLLYDNLDFLRGIETFLNGIPLASLESIRLAHRSLGATEANQVLIFDKLMDSTPLFLTGNTSTVYALGMLDLKKDGPTVIEVPAGAGPGTVNNALFRFVIDLGAPGPDRGKGGKYLILPPGYEGEVPEGYFTVKSPSYINWIALRGFLEDNKPDAATKMWKEGLKIYPLSKVSHQPTMEFISGSGKEFNTIHANNYEFYEELHTVIEREPVEMLDPELRGLFASIGIEKGKPFNPDKRMKEILTDAAEVANGTARSIFWSTKYEGGFLFEDRYWKKGFLSESHEFLKDEGMGGRDLDDRSHFYYMATVNTPMMAIKLVDKGSTYAWGYLDSKGNHLDGSKNYKINLPKDAPARDFMSIAVYDSQTRSLLQTDEPFPSKNNKRDKMITNEDGSTDIYFGPKPPVGKESNWIQTVPGKGWFTVLRLYSPKQEWWDKKWIPSDIELIK
- a CDS encoding lytic transglycosylase domain-containing protein, which codes for MKRIYIYILIFLIFTGIIGVISFFPLNYYGEIDKISKKYEINREIIYSVIKVESNFREGVISHKGAVGLMQIMPPTGEWMAKTHNLPYSEKMLLDPAYNIKIGTLYLRYLIKRYDGDIEKVLVAYNAGPSRLKDGSWRNFKETKNYLIKYKISNFFYRIRLFFKR
- a CDS encoding tRNA (cytidine(34)-2'-O)-methyltransferase: MNIVLMEPEIPYNTGNIGRSCVLTNTSLHLIKPFGFSLDEKQIKRAGLDYWQHIDLHEWDSLDELMAAYPESKFYFATTKTTQRYSDVTYKENDFIVFGPESRGVPVEILEKNKETCITIPMIKMGRSLNLSNSAAIVLYESLRQIDFNFGE
- a CDS encoding HAMP domain-containing histidine kinase; translation: MFKNLENSSMVSYLNSLETIASTIHQEKNTEKVVFFILLNLIEKLDLGYSEGYFFKYDRWNRNLKHLNSYFDLKKLKKDEVEFISTNLEKEINFYGTPIEKVLKSIEIQTNLTKPDFHENYGLLNRFKNFTIIPINYENTYYGCFVLDRQTKTPYELNVQEMHILELFKYNFSLYMHSRELEDFEAEDIRLKTVGSFANSIIHELRTPISSIVGFASLAKKKLNDPKKIELYLDYILKESDKVIKLCEDIGEYSSEDENIKNKSTTFYLSYLIREVLQKLNLHLKKSNIKTYMIIENDIEITFNREKVVTAFYHLFKNSIENCDYSKNDRFITINLSANKKNKITIKDNGIGIQKHRIEEVTIPFYSSKIYGTGLGLTIAKEVFTKLGFKFSIKSEYSKWTKIILKEE
- the ruvC gene encoding crossover junction endodeoxyribonuclease RuvC, which encodes MRVIGIDPGTAIVGFGIIDYIGSKYKVVDYGCIYTSKDLPMEKRISAIYDELDNILKKYSPTHMAVEDLFYFKNAKTVISVGQARGVIVLCGEKNNIPQVSFTPLQIKMGITGYGRAEKKQVQLMVQRILGLSKIPQPDDAADALAIAITHINSLNSGYVLASKPNISKIAGIKNGKISAAEYRNLLNKKD
- a CDS encoding sigma-70 family RNA polymerase sigma factor: MNISNYLKEIGRYPLLTKDEEIEISKHILEGDIDAQDRLITANLRLVVSIAKKYTKLGIPIQDLIQEGNIGLMKAVEKFDYTMGKKFSTYATFWIKQSILRYISSNKGVIRYPVYIYDNLAKIKKYMTKYKSKYGCEPSIEDIAAKTELKVKDVKRYLKLNDVTFNSLDESYGETGDLHSMIADKNGYIEENLILENDREKLLKTLDVLGAKEREIIIHRFGLLNNEVLTLDILGKRLHLTRERIRQLQIRALNKLKIHLQYNN
- a CDS encoding PhoH family protein, which translates into the protein MRKIYILDTNVLIHDPKAMTNFEDNDVVLPIYVIEEIDKLKKESGNRGASARVAARFIDDLRSKGCLAKGVEMENGIFFRVETKGETTELPNSLKRDIVDNRILAIALYIKNKDKDKKVVLVSKDINMRIKADAMEIHVEDYKSDKMDIEELYTGNMEIGVNEEFIKKYEKSGRIKYVDIMPEEPSDNCFVSLKNKEKTLFGRYNKKTKRIERMTYGDVSVWGVRGRNEEQNFALDLLMDEDIKVVTLVGKAGTGKTLLAVASGLELVVERSKYKKLFIARPIISMGKDLGYLPGSEKEKLKPWMQPIFDNIDFLASNKEEKAGEKVIAGLEALGLLKIEALSYIRGRSIPAGFLIIDEAQNLTPHEIKTIVTRAGENTKIVFTGDPYQIDNPYLDTGSNGLTYLAERFRDVSISGHIILKKGERSELAELAATLL
- the dapF gene encoding diaminopimelate epimerase: MIKFEKYHGLGNDFIIFNYKDLMANNIKEESFSDLAVKVCDRHTGIGADGMMVLVEKEDSCQMIFINSDGSIVSMCGNGIRCFSNYIYNNKILDGTTYKVETLAGLLSLDISPDEKFNVKVDMGKPLLDPESIPMATSKEKFINEEIVANGEVYKVSALLMGVPHAVIFVDSLEDIDLVEVGKAIENNPLFPEKTNVNFVQILDVDEILVDTWERGAGHTLACGTGSCASVVIGELLGYLSSKVIVHLTLGDLTIEVKDEVYMTGPSELVAKGEYRYN
- a CDS encoding aminotransferase class I/II-fold pyridoxal phosphate-dependent enzyme, whose amino-acid sequence is MKINPKVINKEISLIRQISIKSREYKDVINLTVGEPDLPIPAEIIEETTIYMKNNRMGYPVLGGSLEIREAIVNFYNTKYGSSYKIDEVIVTAGATEAISTTLRAILNEGDEVLIPLPFYPGYLPNIDLNGGKSVFIDTTSDELQLTVETLKKHLTPKTKALILNYPNNPSGVILSKKNLDEIMNFLRDKDIYIISDEIYSEIVFNDDFISVGKYDFLKEKVILINGFSKSHSMTGWRLGYILTSKKLKDQLIKVHQYTITAPSIVSEYGGYMALSKCSDMSSYTMEYKKRCEYVYNRLNSMGIVTLQPKGSFYIFGSLKNFNLSSSLDFALDLLENKHVAVVPGIAFGVEGYFRISCTRPVETLKTALDKIEDYIKNYRSQ
- the dapD gene encoding 2,3,4,5-tetrahydropyridine-2,6-dicarboxylate N-acetyltransferase, whose amino-acid sequence is MTKLNNAHEIIQYIKNSTKSTPVKAYINGELEGIDFLNCKVFGCQNSKTIFGEWSEVNEILTTNSNLISDSHIESDRRNSAIPMLDTKNIHARIEPGAVIRDMVEIGNNAVIMMGAVINIGSKIGAGTMIDLNVVMGGRATVGENCHIGAGAVLAGVIEPPSADPVVIEDDVVVGANAVILEGIRVGKGAVVAAGAIVTKNVPAGVVVAGNPARIIKDKDEKTAGKTEIMEDLRVIK